One window of the Benincasa hispida cultivar B227 chromosome 3, ASM972705v1, whole genome shotgun sequence genome contains the following:
- the LOC120074289 gene encoding transcription factor E2FA isoform X2, translating into MRGGSRAPNRSEPLPQSQTAQILPPLNRHLAFDSAKPPFVPPGHYYHFGDGSSNVIDQQPDSIVVKPLKPKQKGAMYNNMVELNDYIHDQGSSKDALSSVQTPMSVKGGRVYNKSKTSRKTTSGPQTPISDTSTYSPLTPAGNCRYDSSLGLLTKKFINLIKQARDGILDLNKAAETLQVQKRRIYDITNVLEGIGLIEKKLKNIIYWKGFSQQIPGNVDSDTSMLQVDVENLSFEERRLDDKIRAMQERLRNLSEDENIQKWLFVTEEDIKNLPCFQNETLIAIKAPHGTTLEVPDPDEAVDYPQRRYRIVLRSTMGPIDVYLVSQFEEKFEEMNVVQPPSSFLHASSSGSNEHLTTEAIIGESSRNEIEPQAHLSQHSSSCDVNGSNEFPGGMMKIIPSDVDNDADYWLLSDAEVSITDMWRTDYIAWDQSDMVPHDFLISDVSAQRPRPGSPHSETAEAPSDVNLRQR; encoded by the exons ATGCGCGGCGGCTCTCGAGCTCCGAACCGGTCGGAGCCACTGCCTCAGTCCCAAACTGCCCAGATCCTGCCGCCTCTCAACCGCCACCTTGCTTTTGACTCCGCTAAGCCGCCGTTTGTTCCTCCGGGTCATTATTACCACTTCGGTGACGGTTCTTCCAATGTTATTGATCAACAACCTGATTCCATCGTTGTTAAACCTCTC AAACCAAAGCAGAAGGGTGCCATGTATAACAACATGGTTGAATTGAATGACTATATTCATGATCAGGGATCTTCAAAAGATGCCCTCAGTTCTGTTCAGACACCCATGTCTGTAAAAGGAGGAAGGGTGTACAATAAGTCAAAGACTTCAAGGAAAACTACATCTGGGCCTCAAACACCTATCTCAGACACTA GCACTTATTCTCCCCTTACTCCTGCTGGAAACTGTCGATATGACAGTTCTTTAG GTCTTCTGACAAAAAAATTCATCAATTTGATTAAGCAAGCAAGGGATGGCATTCTTGACTTGAACAAAGCTGCAGAAACTTTGcag GTGCAGAAAAGGAGAATATATGACATAACAAATGTTTTGGAAGGCATAGGTCTCATAGAAAAGAAGCTGAAAAACATCATATATTGGAA AGGATTTAGTCAACAAATTCCAGGAAATGTGGATAGTGATACTTCAATGTTACAG GTGGATGTTGAAAACCTTTCTTTTGAAGAGCGTAGATTAGATGATAAGATAAG AGCAATGCAGGAAAGACTGAGGAATCTGAGTGAAGACGAAAATATCCAAAA GTGGCTCTTCGTGACAGAAGAAGACATTAAAAACTTGCCTTGCTTTCAG AATGAAACACTGATAGCAATTAAAGCTCCTCATGGAACCACATTGGAAGTTCCTGATCCTGATGAA GCTGTTGATTATCCACAGAGAAGATATAGGATAGTTCTTAGGAGTACGATGGGTCCTATTGATGTATATCTTGTCAG TCAATTTGAGGAAAAGTTTGAGGAGATGAATGTGGTCCAGCCACCTAGTAGCTTCCTACATGCTTCCAGTTCTGGATCAAATGAACATCTAACAACAGAAGCAATCATTGGGGAGAGTAGTAGAAATGAAATTGAACCTCAAGCTCATCTATCCCAACACAGCAGCAGCTGTGATGTTAATGGTTCAAATGAGTTTCCTGGTGGAATGATGAAGATTATTCCTTCAGATGTTGAT AATGATGCGGATTACTGGTTGTTATCGGATGCTGAAGTTAGCATTACAGATATGTGGAGAACAGATT ATATTGCATGGGATCAATCAG
- the LOC120074289 gene encoding transcription factor E2FA isoform X1 has product MRGGSRAPNRSEPLPQSQTAQILPPLNRHLAFDSAKPPFVPPGHYYHFGDGSSNVIDQQPDSIVVKPLKPKQKGAMYNNMVELNDYIHDQGSSKDALSSVQTPMSVKGGRVYNKSKTSRKTTSGPQTPISDTSTYSPLTPAGNCRYDSSLGLLTKKFINLIKQARDGILDLNKAAETLQVQKRRIYDITNVLEGIGLIEKKLKNIIYWKGFSQQIPGNVDSDTSMLQVDVENLSFEERRLDDKIRAMQERLRNLSEDENIQKWLFVTEEDIKNLPCFQNETLIAIKAPHGTTLEVPDPDEAVDYPQRRYRIVLRSTMGPIDVYLVSQFEEKFEEMNVVQPPSSFLHASSSGSNEHLTTEAIIGESSRNEIEPQAHLSQHSSSCDVNGSNEFPGGMMKIIPSDVDNDADYWLLSDAEVSITDMWRTDSDIAWDQSDMVPHDFLISDVSAQRPRPGSPHSETAEAPSDVNLRQR; this is encoded by the exons ATGCGCGGCGGCTCTCGAGCTCCGAACCGGTCGGAGCCACTGCCTCAGTCCCAAACTGCCCAGATCCTGCCGCCTCTCAACCGCCACCTTGCTTTTGACTCCGCTAAGCCGCCGTTTGTTCCTCCGGGTCATTATTACCACTTCGGTGACGGTTCTTCCAATGTTATTGATCAACAACCTGATTCCATCGTTGTTAAACCTCTC AAACCAAAGCAGAAGGGTGCCATGTATAACAACATGGTTGAATTGAATGACTATATTCATGATCAGGGATCTTCAAAAGATGCCCTCAGTTCTGTTCAGACACCCATGTCTGTAAAAGGAGGAAGGGTGTACAATAAGTCAAAGACTTCAAGGAAAACTACATCTGGGCCTCAAACACCTATCTCAGACACTA GCACTTATTCTCCCCTTACTCCTGCTGGAAACTGTCGATATGACAGTTCTTTAG GTCTTCTGACAAAAAAATTCATCAATTTGATTAAGCAAGCAAGGGATGGCATTCTTGACTTGAACAAAGCTGCAGAAACTTTGcag GTGCAGAAAAGGAGAATATATGACATAACAAATGTTTTGGAAGGCATAGGTCTCATAGAAAAGAAGCTGAAAAACATCATATATTGGAA AGGATTTAGTCAACAAATTCCAGGAAATGTGGATAGTGATACTTCAATGTTACAG GTGGATGTTGAAAACCTTTCTTTTGAAGAGCGTAGATTAGATGATAAGATAAG AGCAATGCAGGAAAGACTGAGGAATCTGAGTGAAGACGAAAATATCCAAAA GTGGCTCTTCGTGACAGAAGAAGACATTAAAAACTTGCCTTGCTTTCAG AATGAAACACTGATAGCAATTAAAGCTCCTCATGGAACCACATTGGAAGTTCCTGATCCTGATGAA GCTGTTGATTATCCACAGAGAAGATATAGGATAGTTCTTAGGAGTACGATGGGTCCTATTGATGTATATCTTGTCAG TCAATTTGAGGAAAAGTTTGAGGAGATGAATGTGGTCCAGCCACCTAGTAGCTTCCTACATGCTTCCAGTTCTGGATCAAATGAACATCTAACAACAGAAGCAATCATTGGGGAGAGTAGTAGAAATGAAATTGAACCTCAAGCTCATCTATCCCAACACAGCAGCAGCTGTGATGTTAATGGTTCAAATGAGTTTCCTGGTGGAATGATGAAGATTATTCCTTCAGATGTTGAT AATGATGCGGATTACTGGTTGTTATCGGATGCTGAAGTTAGCATTACAGATATGTGGAGAACAGATT CAGATATTGCATGGGATCAATCAG